GAATTTACTCACTGCAGATGTCTCGTGATACTGAAACCCGTGAGTTTGAGCCCACGTCTGAGCTTCAGCACTGTCCACCTCTCTCCTGAATGACAGGTCACATTTATTACCCACCAGCACACCTGCCGCACaaatacacactcacacattaAACTACACTACTGTAAAAGGTCTAAACTtgagtttaaataaataaaaaatattgaagtgtcacagtatttacagtgaaaatgacatttcatctgTCAACAGTTTATAATTCAACTCCATAAGAGAGTTTtcaacaggtgtgtgtgtgtctcacctgGTACCTGCAGCCCGTTACAGTGAGATCGGACTCTCTCCACCCAGTGACTGCAGCTGGTGAATGAGGCCTCGCTGGTAATGTCAAAAACCACACACATCACAGACGGTTGACCCCACTAAAACACACGTCAGGTTGTCACAGGGACATTTCACTCTACAGTCACATGTGTTAAACTGTTGAAACCTCACTCACCACATTCTCACAGGCGTCTGCAAACAGCTCTCGTCCGGGAGAATCATAGATAAAAAACTCCTGAcagagaaaaacaacagaattgtACAGCACTGTCAGACAGAcaactggtgtgtgtgtgtgtgttcatgtttgtatatcccggtggggacctaaacctgaatacacaccaacacatggggactcgtgtcaccgtggggaccaaaattgaggtcctcatgggcaaaaaagctaataaattgtacagaacaatattttttaaaaatctaaaaatgcaaaaagtgttctatgatctttaggtttagggatagggttagggataggggatagaatatacagtttgtacagtataaaaaaacattacgcctatggactgtccccacggggatagtcaaccaaagcctgtgcgtgtgtgtgtgtgtgtgtgtgtgtgcgtgcgtgcgtgcgtgcgtgcgtgcgtgcgtgcgtgtgtgtgtgtgtgtgcgcgcgtgttaCTGCACCTGGAGTAGTAGTGGGTATTTCAGTACTCGCTGCATGGGGACCACTAACAAGTCTCTCAAAGTGAATTTCCCATTGTTAGCTCTCTTTGAACATTCCTGTAAAACAAGGCATgttgaaataatgaaaaattaacaaagtgaaaaaaaatcctgatgaaatcaaatgaaaatgtttactATTCTACACATGAGTAGTTGAGTATTTTTGTGCACCTCCAATTTTAGCCGAACACCGTCTTTCTCCTTACAGATGAAGTCTAAGTGTGAAATGGCTGTTTCTACATTACTGCAGTATTTTCCATACAGAAGAAGCCTAGGATATACAGAATCAATGTTAGCAAAAAAGCACATATTAGCAGTGAATATATTTCTTTATAATTACGACATTTTTAGGTCCAttctgtaaacatacagtaggtCCATTCTGTAAACATTTTCCCCCACAACTAAGacagaatatgtaaaaaaaatacagtgtgCATGCAAATTCAAGCTGGTTTCATACTTGTCTTTGTAAACAATAAAGATATGGTAGaggttttctgcatttttatttgCAACGGAGTCTTGAATTTCAGCCATCAGGCATTTGTGAACTTTAACCAGG
Above is a genomic segment from Triplophysa rosa unplaced genomic scaffold, Trosa_1v2 scaffold346_ERROPOS92138, whole genome shotgun sequence containing:
- the ift27 gene encoding intraflagellar transport protein 27 homolog isoform X1 gives rise to the protein MVKLRARCVVVGDAAVGKSSLCHMFRSDGAVFQKNYNMTAGVELLEKSVCVPETSDSVEFFIYDSPGRELFADACENVWGQPSVMCVVFDITSEASFTSCSHWVERVRSHCNGLQVPGVLVGNKCDLSFRREVDSAEAQTWAQTHGFQYHETSAKEIGQFEAPFLSLAQMFHSLYQDQIQTIKNVL
- the ift27 gene encoding intraflagellar transport protein 27 homolog isoform X2 yields the protein MVKLRARCVVVGDAAVGKSSLCHMFRSDGAVFQKNYNMTAGVELLEKSEFFIYDSPGRELFADACENVWGQPSVMCVVFDITSEASFTSCSHWVERVRSHCNGLQVPGVLVGNKCDLSFRREVDSAEAQTWAQTHGFQYHETSAKEIGQFEAPFLSLAQMFHSLYQDQIQTIKNVL